A genome region from Baekduia alba includes the following:
- a CDS encoding MOSC and FAD-binding oxidoreductase domain-containing protein, whose product MSAQPEARLLSVNVGRPREVEWEGKTVRTAIWKAPVEGPRTVRRINIDGDDQADRVAHGGEHRAVFVYQIESYRYWERELGRDDFTYGQFGENFTVEGLADDEVCIGDRYRIGGALFEVTQPRVTCYRVAIRLDVADMPSLLVAHHRPGFYLRVLEEGEVEAGDAVVKVADGPEQLTVADVDGLLYLPNRSRALLERALRVPALSEGWKGSFGQLLAAADGAAAHAPAWSGFRPMRVTRVDRESDAIMSFLLVPADGPAPPGAQAGQYLTVRVRPRPDAPALVRSYSLSTFADEGGLRISVKRDGVVSRFLHERVGVGAVLDVAAPRGSFVLRAGADPVVLISAGVGATPVLAMLHQLVRERSRREVWWIHGARDARAHAFAREAQALLVQLPAARHLIAYSRPTDAAGEGKDYDIAGRLDLAALERAGVPKEADYYLCGPDGFMHALSAALTARGVLPDRVATEAFGSVPVIRSGIVAGAARPPHAPAGPPGGGPAVTFGRSGLAVAWDDRFPSLLDLAEACDVPVGFGCRTGVCHTCESGLVAGSVTYTTAPLEQPEGDRVLVCCSRPAEALVLDL is encoded by the coding sequence GTGAGCGCGCAGCCCGAAGCCCGGCTGCTGTCGGTCAACGTCGGTCGCCCGCGTGAGGTGGAGTGGGAGGGCAAGACCGTGCGGACGGCGATCTGGAAGGCGCCGGTCGAGGGGCCGCGGACGGTCCGCCGCATCAACATCGACGGCGACGACCAGGCCGACCGCGTGGCGCACGGCGGCGAGCACCGCGCGGTGTTCGTCTACCAGATCGAGTCCTACAGGTACTGGGAGCGCGAGCTGGGGCGCGACGACTTCACCTACGGGCAGTTCGGCGAGAACTTCACCGTGGAGGGGCTCGCCGACGACGAGGTCTGCATCGGGGATCGCTACCGCATCGGCGGCGCGCTCTTCGAGGTCACCCAGCCGCGCGTCACGTGCTACCGCGTCGCGATCCGGCTGGACGTGGCCGACATGCCGTCGCTGCTCGTCGCCCATCACCGGCCCGGCTTCTACCTCCGGGTGCTCGAGGAGGGCGAGGTCGAGGCGGGCGACGCGGTCGTCAAGGTCGCCGACGGGCCCGAGCAGCTCACGGTCGCCGACGTCGACGGGCTGCTCTACCTGCCCAACCGGTCGCGCGCGCTGCTCGAGCGGGCCCTGCGGGTCCCGGCGCTCAGCGAGGGCTGGAAGGGCAGCTTCGGCCAGCTCCTGGCGGCCGCCGACGGCGCGGCCGCTCACGCTCCGGCCTGGAGCGGCTTCCGGCCGATGCGCGTGACGCGGGTCGACCGCGAGAGCGACGCCATCATGTCGTTCTTGCTGGTCCCGGCCGACGGCCCCGCGCCGCCCGGCGCCCAGGCGGGCCAGTACCTGACCGTGCGCGTGCGCCCGCGCCCGGACGCGCCCGCGCTGGTGCGCAGCTACTCGCTCTCCACGTTCGCCGACGAGGGCGGCCTGCGCATCAGCGTCAAGCGCGACGGCGTCGTCAGCCGCTTCCTGCACGAGCGCGTCGGGGTCGGCGCCGTGCTCGACGTCGCCGCGCCGCGCGGGTCGTTCGTGCTGCGCGCGGGGGCGGACCCGGTCGTCCTGATCAGCGCCGGCGTCGGCGCGACCCCGGTGCTGGCCATGCTGCACCAGCTCGTCCGCGAGCGCAGCCGCCGGGAGGTCTGGTGGATCCACGGCGCGCGCGACGCCCGCGCGCACGCCTTCGCGCGCGAGGCGCAGGCGCTGCTGGTGCAGCTGCCCGCGGCCCGGCACCTGATCGCCTACAGCCGACCGACCGACGCGGCGGGCGAAGGCAAGGACTATGACATCGCCGGACGGCTCGACCTCGCCGCGCTCGAGCGCGCGGGGGTCCCCAAGGAGGCCGACTACTACCTCTGCGGGCCGGACGGGTTCATGCACGCCCTGTCGGCCGCGCTCACGGCCCGCGGCGTGCTGCCCGACCGCGTCGCGACCGAGGCGTTCGGCAGCGTCCCGGTCATCCGGTCGGGCATCGTCGCCGGCGCGGCGCGGCCGCCGCATGCGCCCGCGGGTCCTCCGGGAGGCGGCCCGGCCGTCACGTTCGGCCGCAGCGGCCTGGCCGTCGCCTGGGACGACCGGTTCCCGAGCCTGCTCGACCTCGCCGAGGCGTGCGACGTCCCCGTCGGGTTCGGCTGCCGCACCGGCGTCTGCCACACCTGCGAGAGCGGCCTGGTGGCCGGCTCGGTCACCTACACGACCGCGCCGCTGGAGCAGCCGGAGGGCGACCGCGTCCTGGTCTGCTGCAGCCGCCCGGCCGAGGCCCTGGTCCTCGATCTCTGA
- a CDS encoding ester cyclase → MSSSLPLAERREAVVREHMESENRHEFDVTLGTFGHPRYEIIPTGDVFDGPDEVMAYFDETRTAFPDQRNTLVELYQADDAIIVEFDLMGTHLGAFRGLPATGRAFTNRTLAIFAFAPGTDRIVCERVYFDSAAILRQLGIAHDPLTLRGRIAIVLNHPVTIGRAFGRRVLRR, encoded by the coding sequence ATGTCGTCTTCCCTCCCGCTGGCCGAGCGTCGCGAAGCCGTCGTGCGCGAGCACATGGAGTCCGAGAACCGCCACGAGTTCGACGTCACGCTCGGGACCTTCGGCCATCCGCGCTACGAGATCATCCCGACCGGCGACGTCTTCGACGGCCCGGACGAGGTGATGGCCTACTTCGACGAGACGCGCACCGCGTTCCCCGACCAGCGCAACACGCTGGTCGAGCTCTACCAGGCCGACGACGCGATCATCGTCGAGTTCGACCTGATGGGCACGCACCTCGGCGCGTTCCGCGGGCTGCCGGCCACCGGCCGCGCCTTCACCAACCGGACGCTGGCGATCTTCGCCTTCGCGCCGGGCACCGACCGCATCGTCTGCGAGCGCGTCTACTTCGACTCCGCGGCGATCCTGCGCCAGCTGGGGATCGCGCACGACCCGCTGACGCTGCGCGGCCGGATCGCGATCGTGCTCAACCACCCGGTGACGATCGGGCGTGCGTTCGGACGCAGGGTGCTCCGGCGGTGA